One genomic window of Misgurnus anguillicaudatus chromosome 12, ASM2758022v2, whole genome shotgun sequence includes the following:
- the LOC129446227 gene encoding GTPase IMAP family member 9-like translates to MTECPKLLCCCCPRKQIDKLLRIVLIGKTGVGKSAVRNTILGRKAFESSPSANSVTHQCRKEKANCQRSIYVIDTPGVLDTNKPPDDIKREIMRCIQVSAAGPHVFLLVIQIGRFTPEEQNSVRALQELFGEYMIVVFTHGDLLRDQTIQKYVHNGHEELRRVIQNCGSRYVVFDNNNIINRSQVEILIEKIDEMVAGNGGGCFTQEMYEKAEELIKQQQQQQQIERELAELLEYDFRFFRILDDRIPLFQQILLEAEIHLHFRV, encoded by the exons ATGACTGAGTGTCCGAAGCTCCTGTGTTGTTGTTGTCCAAGGAAACAAA TAGACAAGCTGCTTCGCATTGTACTGATTGGAAAAACTGGAGTTGGGAAAAGTGCAGTCAGAAACACCATTCTCGGTAGAAAGGCGTTTGAATCATCTCCTTCTGCAAACTCTGTTACTCATCAATGCAGAAAAGAAAAAGCGAATTGCCAAAGAAGCATTTATGTGATTGATACGCCTGGAGTCTTGGACACCAACAAACCACCAGACGACATCAAAAGAGAAATCATGAGATGCATTCAGGTGTCAGCAGCAGGTCCTCATGTGTTCCTGCTGGTGATCCAAATTGGCCGTTTTACACCCGAGGAGCAAAATTCTGTTCGAGCTCTACAAGAGCTTTTTGGAGAATACATGATAGTGGTCTTCACTCATGGAGATTTGCTCAGAGATCAAACCATTCAAAAATATGTTCACAATGGTCATGAAGAACTCAGGAGAGTCATCCAGAACTGTGGAAGTAGATATGTTGTTTTTGATAACAATAACATAATAAATCGATCACAGGTGGAAATATTAATCGAGAAAATCGATGAGATGGTGGCAGGCAATGGAGGAGGTTGCTTTACTCAAGAAATGTATGAAAAAGCAGAAGAACtgataaaacaacaacaacaacaacagcagatAGAAAGAGAGTTGGCAGAGCTTCTGGAGTATGATTTTAGGTTTTTTAGGATATTGGATGATAGAATTCCTTTGTTCCAACAAATATTGCTTGAGGCcgaaatacatttacattttagagtgtga